The following proteins are encoded in a genomic region of Gimesia algae:
- a CDS encoding serine hydrolase domain-containing protein has product MKSHIRFLTILILVATVFPQNIASAGTPESAVSVLQPYVDRHELAGAVALVADKDQILSVETVGFADLEGGKAMPADAMFWIASQSKGMTATAVMMLVDEGKISLDDPVEKYLPEFKGQMVIAEKDDNHVLLRKPSHPITIREVLNHVSGLPFKSVMEVPTLDALPLEAAVRSYAMTPLQTEPGTHYQYSNAGINTAARILEVVSGKKYEDFMQERLFDPLGMKDTTFWPNAAQVARLAKSYRPDASKTDLAEFPLNQLTYPLTDTAHRFPMPAGGLFSTAQDTAIFCQMLLNGGEFKGKHYLSEAAFKELTTRQTPETVKQSYGLGLAVGPDWFGHGGAHATNMEIRPEDGIVTIWMVQHGGFPGKGKEAQGAFKNWARQRYGK; this is encoded by the coding sequence ATGAAGTCTCACATTCGATTCCTCACAATTCTTATTCTGGTAGCGACTGTATTCCCACAAAATATCGCATCTGCGGGAACTCCTGAATCCGCAGTCTCTGTATTACAACCATATGTTGATCGGCATGAGCTGGCGGGGGCTGTTGCACTGGTGGCTGATAAGGATCAGATTCTCTCGGTAGAGACCGTCGGTTTTGCTGATTTAGAAGGTGGAAAAGCGATGCCTGCGGATGCGATGTTCTGGATCGCCTCGCAATCCAAGGGAATGACGGCAACAGCAGTGATGATGCTGGTTGACGAAGGGAAAATCTCTCTGGATGACCCGGTGGAGAAATATTTACCAGAATTCAAAGGACAGATGGTCATTGCAGAAAAAGATGATAACCACGTACTGCTCCGTAAGCCATCGCATCCGATTACGATTCGTGAAGTGTTGAATCATGTGAGTGGTCTGCCCTTCAAGTCCGTGATGGAAGTACCAACCCTGGATGCGCTGCCGCTGGAAGCAGCCGTCCGGAGTTATGCAATGACGCCTCTGCAGACTGAGCCGGGAACGCATTATCAATATTCAAATGCGGGCATTAATACGGCGGCGCGGATTCTTGAGGTCGTGTCAGGGAAGAAGTATGAAGATTTCATGCAGGAGCGATTATTTGATCCACTGGGAATGAAAGATACCACCTTCTGGCCAAATGCAGCACAGGTCGCGCGACTGGCGAAGTCGTATCGACCTGATGCCTCAAAAACCGATCTGGCTGAATTCCCCTTAAACCAGTTGACTTATCCTCTCACTGATACCGCGCACCGTTTCCCTATGCCGGCGGGGGGATTGTTTTCGACAGCGCAGGACACAGCGATATTCTGTCAGATGCTGCTGAACGGTGGAGAATTCAAGGGCAAACATTATTTGAGTGAAGCTGCTTTTAAAGAACTGACAACGCGACAGACTCCCGAAACTGTCAAGCAGAGCTATGGACTGGGGCTGGCTGTGGGACCAGACTGGTTCGGACATGGGGGTGCGCACGCCACAAATATGGAAATTCGACCTGAAGACGGAATTGTTACGATCTGGATGGTGCAGCATGGTGGATTCCCCGGGAAAGGGAAAGAAGCGCAGGGTGCCTTCAAAA
- a CDS encoding magnesium chelatase codes for MNRPTNLAELRESGWKSKTVKREIYDNLMQALQDGDELFPGIVGYDDTVIPDIVLALLSEHDMLFLGEKGQAKSRIMRLLIRFLDPEIPYLDIPESPVHDDPYQPITSIGKKFLADTPEHEVPIAWWPREDRYAERLAPGTKFADVIGEIDPAKLAHGESMSAESALHFGLIPRMHRGIFAMNELPELDELVQVGLFNILEERDVQIRGYPIRFDLDMLILFSSNPSTFNRSGKVIPQLKDRIGSVIHTHYPRDRALGIEIMEQEASVELAGEVPVVVPYFMREIIEQITVAARASKYVDHDSGVSARFSIANYRMMVAAARRRGAVLNEKPAVPRISDLGHLYSSSLGKLELDLMGANQMSERQVLDAIVAQAIQDVFQEYIVEHGLAEIGEIFAQGIKIEVGNMLPSSEYAERLKRVPPVWDKAFEVNASGDEAIRASCIEFVLAGLYANSKISRSQDHGRIVYET; via the coding sequence ATGAATCGTCCCACCAATCTGGCGGAACTCCGCGAAAGCGGCTGGAAGAGTAAAACAGTAAAACGCGAAATTTATGATAATCTCATGCAGGCTTTGCAGGACGGCGATGAGCTCTTTCCCGGAATTGTGGGCTACGACGACACAGTGATTCCCGATATCGTCCTGGCACTCCTGTCAGAACATGACATGCTTTTCCTGGGAGAAAAAGGGCAGGCGAAAAGTCGTATCATGCGATTACTGATCCGATTTCTTGATCCGGAGATCCCCTACCTGGACATCCCGGAATCACCGGTCCACGACGATCCCTACCAGCCGATTACCAGTATCGGAAAAAAGTTTCTAGCGGATACCCCGGAACACGAAGTCCCCATCGCCTGGTGGCCTCGTGAAGATCGTTACGCAGAACGTCTGGCTCCTGGTACAAAATTCGCCGATGTGATTGGTGAAATCGACCCGGCGAAACTCGCGCACGGCGAAAGCATGTCTGCGGAAAGTGCCCTGCACTTCGGATTGATTCCCCGCATGCATCGTGGCATCTTTGCCATGAATGAACTTCCTGAACTGGATGAACTCGTGCAGGTCGGCCTGTTTAACATTCTGGAAGAACGGGACGTGCAGATTCGCGGTTATCCCATCCGCTTCGATCTGGACATGCTGATTCTGTTTTCATCCAACCCGTCCACTTTCAATCGCAGCGGAAAAGTCATCCCGCAGTTGAAAGACCGGATTGGCTCGGTCATTCATACGCATTATCCCCGCGATCGCGCCCTGGGGATCGAGATTATGGAACAGGAAGCCAGCGTCGAGCTGGCAGGTGAAGTCCCCGTGGTGGTTCCTTATTTCATGCGGGAAATCATCGAACAGATCACCGTTGCCGCCCGGGCTTCCAAATATGTCGACCATGATTCTGGAGTGAGTGCTCGCTTCAGTATTGCCAATTATCGAATGATGGTTGCTGCTGCCCGCAGACGGGGTGCCGTGCTCAATGAAAAGCCGGCGGTCCCCCGCATCAGCGATCTGGGACACCTCTACTCTTCCTCACTGGGAAAACTGGAACTCGATCTAATGGGCGCCAATCAGATGTCCGAACGACAGGTTCTGGATGCCATCGTTGCCCAGGCAATTCAAGATGTCTTCCAGGAATACATCGTCGAGCACGGACTGGCAGAGATCGGCGAAATCTTTGCGCAGGGGATCAAAATCGAAGTCGGCAACATGCTGCCTTCCTCCGAGTATGCCGAACGACTCAAACGGGTTCCCCCTGTCTGGGATAAAGCCTTCGAAGTCAATGCGTCGGGCGATGAAGCCATCCGGGCCTCCTGTATTGAATTCGTTTTAGCAGGACTGTACGCCAACAGCAAGATTTCTCGTTCGCAGGACCATGGCCGTATTGTCTATGAAACTTGA
- a CDS encoding vWA domain-containing protein — protein sequence MSDKRLTGGIIHTYQKYDPKRIPDPMQPPPDLVSPALNHMMYYGSMRELTEEELARAIKLDPSQIAGLGPSLDALVAMLEERKRKILETYETDSVRKKARRTYRDYAKQMQPPRRLKDFFRQAVREEQIYDLERIWYKTEDDSSPFARGLVQLVDRLSDKYEIDELASNYYFTGQTSMTIPEALEIKAELEKIDELLKQLEEARETAQIAIIDMEALSEFTQPGDMETLNALQKQVRDLMREMADQQGLEFSKGQFRLTPKAYRLFQSRILEKIFSDLQASRTGRHTGPVVGEGAVELPTTKPYEFGDSVSNMDITQSFTNAILRDGPGLPIRLKSDDLVIHKTRNTPKCATTVLMDMSGSMRYEGQYVNVKQMGLALEALIRGEYPGDYLQFIEMYTFAKPRTAAEIVELMPKPVTIFDPVVRLKVDMSDENISEQIVPPHFTNIQHALQLSRHFLALQDTPNRQIILITDGLPTAHFEGEQLYLLYPPDPQTEAATMREAHLCKREGITINIFLIPSWSQSSEDIQFAHRLAEATQGRVFFTAGRDLDRYVVWDYVSHRRDIIG from the coding sequence ATGTCTGATAAACGACTGACTGGCGGGATTATTCATACGTACCAGAAGTACGACCCGAAACGCATTCCCGACCCTATGCAACCCCCACCCGACCTCGTCTCTCCTGCGTTGAACCACATGATGTATTATGGTTCCATGCGGGAACTGACTGAGGAAGAACTGGCACGGGCGATCAAACTGGACCCCAGTCAGATTGCAGGCCTGGGGCCCAGCCTGGATGCACTCGTCGCTATGCTGGAAGAACGCAAACGTAAAATCCTGGAAACATATGAGACCGACAGCGTCAGAAAAAAAGCCCGCCGTACTTACCGTGACTACGCCAAACAGATGCAGCCGCCTCGTCGATTGAAGGACTTCTTCCGACAGGCGGTCCGCGAAGAACAGATCTACGACCTGGAACGGATCTGGTACAAAACGGAAGATGATAGCAGCCCCTTTGCCCGCGGCCTGGTTCAACTGGTGGATCGTCTGAGTGATAAATACGAAATCGATGAGCTGGCATCCAACTATTACTTCACCGGCCAAACGTCGATGACCATTCCGGAAGCCCTGGAAATCAAAGCAGAGCTCGAGAAGATCGATGAACTGCTTAAGCAGTTAGAAGAAGCCCGCGAGACTGCACAGATCGCCATTATCGATATGGAAGCCCTGTCCGAATTCACGCAGCCCGGTGATATGGAAACCCTGAACGCACTGCAGAAACAGGTCCGCGACCTGATGCGAGAAATGGCCGATCAGCAGGGACTCGAGTTTTCCAAAGGTCAGTTTCGCCTGACGCCCAAAGCATACCGCCTGTTTCAAAGTCGTATCCTGGAAAAAATATTCAGCGACCTGCAGGCCTCACGCACCGGACGGCATACAGGCCCCGTGGTGGGCGAAGGAGCCGTTGAGCTGCCCACCACCAAACCATATGAGTTTGGTGATTCCGTCTCAAACATGGACATCACACAGTCCTTCACGAATGCGATTCTCCGCGATGGTCCCGGCTTACCCATTCGCTTGAAATCCGATGACCTCGTGATTCACAAAACCCGCAACACACCGAAATGTGCCACCACCGTGCTGATGGACATGAGCGGTTCCATGCGATATGAAGGGCAATACGTCAATGTCAAGCAGATGGGTCTGGCGCTGGAAGCCTTGATCCGCGGTGAATATCCAGGCGACTATCTGCAATTCATCGAGATGTATACCTTCGCCAAACCGCGAACGGCGGCAGAAATTGTCGAGCTGATGCCCAAACCGGTCACCATATTTGATCCGGTCGTACGTCTGAAAGTCGACATGAGCGACGAAAATATCAGCGAGCAGATCGTGCCACCGCACTTCACGAACATTCAACATGCCTTGCAGCTCTCAAGACATTTTCTCGCTCTTCAGGACACCCCTAACCGCCAGATCATTCTGATTACCGATGGCCTGCCTACTGCACACTTCGAAGGCGAGCAACTGTATCTGCTCTATCCCCCCGACCCGCAGACCGAAGCAGCTACGATGCGGGAGGCCCATCTATGCAAGCGTGAAGGCATCACGATCAACATTTTTCTGATCCCCAGCTGGTCTCAATCCAGCGAAGATATTCAGTTCGCCCATCGCCTGGCCGAAGCAACACAGGGCCGCGTCTTCTTCACAGCCGGCCGCGATCTGGATCGCTACGTTGTCTGGGACTATGTTTCACATCGCCGGGATATT